Proteins encoded by one window of Fischerella sp. PCC 9605:
- a CDS encoding photosynthesis system II assembly factor Ycf48, which produces MRSRMKIWQRIIALFAVVIMCVGCSKVPSTSYNPWEVISIGTDAKLLDIAFTGNPQHGYLVGSNATLLETKDGGETWQSIKLQLDNDKYRFNSISFAGEEGWIVGEPSLLLHSTDEGRSWLRVPLSEKLPGNPVNILALGAKSAEMATDVGAIYKTTDGGQNWKAQVEEAVGVVRNMKRSADGKYVAVSAKGNFYSTWEPGQNAWVPHNRNSSRRVENMGFADNGQLWMLARGGVVQFSEPAKPEEWLEAQYPELSTSWGLLDLAYRTPEEIWVSGGSGNLLRSPDGGKTWEKDRDVEEVPANFYKIVFFSPEQGFVIGDRGYLLKYQPNIAAASKSDAG; this is translated from the coding sequence ATGCGTTCAAGAATGAAAATTTGGCAACGAATCATTGCCCTGTTTGCTGTTGTCATCATGTGTGTCGGTTGTAGTAAAGTTCCTTCGACTAGCTACAACCCTTGGGAAGTAATTTCTATAGGTACAGATGCAAAATTGTTGGATATTGCTTTTACTGGCAATCCTCAGCATGGTTATCTCGTAGGCAGCAACGCTACTCTTTTAGAAACTAAAGATGGTGGCGAAACTTGGCAGTCCATCAAACTTCAACTAGATAACGACAAATACCGCTTTAACTCTATCAGTTTTGCAGGAGAGGAAGGATGGATTGTTGGCGAACCTTCTCTGCTACTGCACAGTACTGATGAAGGTCGTTCTTGGTTGCGGGTTCCCTTAAGCGAAAAGCTTCCTGGCAATCCGGTTAATATCCTGGCACTAGGAGCAAAATCAGCTGAGATGGCTACTGATGTGGGAGCAATATATAAAACTACAGATGGGGGTCAAAACTGGAAGGCCCAGGTAGAAGAAGCTGTCGGTGTGGTACGTAACATGAAACGTTCTGCTGATGGTAAATATGTTGCCGTTTCCGCTAAAGGTAACTTTTACTCGACTTGGGAACCGGGTCAAAATGCTTGGGTACCCCACAACCGCAATAGTTCCCGACGAGTGGAAAATATGGGCTTTGCCGACAATGGGCAATTGTGGATGCTAGCGCGGGGAGGGGTAGTACAGTTTAGCGAACCAGCCAAACCTGAGGAATGGCTAGAAGCCCAATACCCTGAACTGTCTACAAGTTGGGGTTTACTTGATTTAGCGTATCGCACGCCTGAGGAAATTTGGGTAAGCGGCGGTAGTGGTAACTTGCTGCGAAGTCCTGATGGTGGCAAAACTTGGGAAAAAGACCGTGATGTAGAAGAAGTTCCTGCTAATTTTTACAAAATAGTTTTCTTTTCACCAGAACAGGGATTTGTAATAGGCGATCGCGGCTATTTGCTAAAGTATCAACCAAATATTGCAGCAGCTTCTAAATCCGATGCAGGTTAA
- a CDS encoding NAD(P)H-quinone oxidoreductase subunit J, with translation MAEESKPVPTGEQSIVQAGKTSQWLTENGFANESLEPDVNGVEIIKVEPDFLLPICTALYAYGFNYLQCQCGIDLGPGQDLVSMYHLIKVSDNVDKPEEVRIKVFLPRENPRVPSVYWIWKTADWQERESYDMFGIVYEGHPDLKRILMPEDWVGWPLRKDYVSPDFYELQDAY, from the coding sequence GTGGCTGAAGAATCAAAACCAGTACCAACAGGAGAACAGTCAATAGTACAAGCAGGTAAAACTTCCCAGTGGTTGACGGAAAATGGTTTTGCCAATGAATCTTTGGAACCCGATGTGAACGGGGTAGAGATAATTAAGGTTGAACCGGATTTCCTACTGCCAATTTGCACTGCTTTGTATGCCTACGGGTTTAATTATCTCCAGTGTCAATGCGGTATTGACCTAGGGCCCGGACAGGATTTGGTCAGCATGTATCACTTGATTAAAGTCAGTGATAATGTTGATAAGCCAGAGGAAGTACGTATCAAAGTTTTCTTGCCACGAGAAAATCCCAGAGTGCCTTCAGTGTACTGGATTTGGAAAACTGCTGACTGGCAAGAGCGCGAGTCTTACGATATGTTCGGGATTGTTTACGAAGGACACCCGGATTTGAAGCGAATTTTGATGCCGGAAGATTGGGTAGGTTGGCCCTTACGTAAGGATTACGTGTCGCCTGATTTCTACGAGTTGCAAGACGCTTATTAG
- the ndhC gene encoding photosynthetic/respiratory NAD(P)H-quinone oxidoreductase subunit C, whose amino-acid sequence MFVLSGYEYLLGFLIICSLVPALALAASKLLRPGGRSPERRTTYESGMEPIGGAWIQFNIRYYMFALVFVVFDVETVFLYPWAVAFHRLGLLAFIEALIFIAILVVALVYAWRKGALEWS is encoded by the coding sequence GTGTTTGTCCTCAGCGGTTACGAGTACCTTCTAGGCTTCTTAATCATCTGTAGCCTAGTGCCTGCCTTAGCTCTAGCAGCATCCAAACTCCTGCGACCTGGTGGCCGCAGCCCAGAACGGCGCACCACCTACGAATCCGGCATGGAACCCATCGGTGGAGCCTGGATTCAATTTAATATCCGCTACTACATGTTTGCGCTGGTATTTGTGGTATTTGATGTGGAGACAGTGTTTTTATATCCTTGGGCAGTTGCTTTCCACCGTCTGGGTTTATTGGCATTCATAGAAGCGCTAATTTTTATTGCAATTCTTGTAGTTGCCCTAGTTTACGCATGGCGTAAAGGAGCTTTGGAATGGTCTTAG
- a CDS encoding DUF433 domain-containing protein has product MSWQERIVVDPEILVGKPTIKGTRLAVEFIIELLAEGWSQADILRNYPGLTVEDIQACLSYASVMLKAEKVYPLQV; this is encoded by the coding sequence ATGAGTTGGCAAGAGCGAATCGTGGTTGATCCAGAGATTCTGGTCGGTAAACCTACCATCAAAGGGACACGTTTGGCCGTTGAATTTATTATTGAACTGCTTGCGGAGGGATGGTCACAAGCAGATATTTTGAGAAACTATCCAGGCTTAACAGTTGAAGATATACAGGCTTGTTTAAGTTATGCCAGTGTGATGCTGAAAGCTGAAAAAGTTTACCCATTACAGGTTTAA
- the psbE gene encoding cytochrome b559 subunit alpha: MSGSTGERPFSDIITSVRYWVIHSITIPALFIAGWLFVSTGLAYDVFGTPRPNEYYPQARQELPIVNNRFEAKQQVEELIAK, encoded by the coding sequence ATGTCAGGTAGTACTGGAGAACGTCCATTTTCTGATATTATCACCAGCGTTCGTTATTGGGTGATTCACAGCATCACCATCCCAGCATTGTTTATTGCGGGTTGGTTATTTGTCAGCACAGGTTTGGCATATGATGTGTTTGGCACACCTCGGCCTAACGAGTATTACCCACAAGCGCGGCAAGAATTGCCAATTGTGAATAACCGTTTTGAAGCAAAACAACAAGTTGAAGAATTAATTGCCAAGTAG
- a CDS encoding type II toxin-antitoxin system RelE/ParE family toxin yields the protein MKYGIEISSVAEAEADSAFLRISQVTSAERASQWYAGLLRAIESLSTMPKRCPLARENEYFSNEIRQLLYGQGRNSYLILFTIVEGEDISTVRILHVRHAAQQTLAMEPDESGET from the coding sequence ATGAAATACGGCATTGAAATTTCCAGTGTGGCAGAGGCTGAAGCAGACAGTGCATTTCTACGAATATCTCAAGTTACATCTGCTGAAAGAGCAAGTCAATGGTATGCAGGATTACTGAGAGCAATTGAATCTCTATCGACAATGCCAAAGCGCTGTCCTCTAGCACGAGAGAACGAATATTTCAGTAACGAAATTAGGCAACTTCTCTACGGTCAAGGTCGTAACTCATACCTTATCCTTTTTACCATTGTGGAAGGAGAAGATATTTCTACTGTCCGCATTCTCCACGTCCGACACGCCGCACAGCAGACACTCGCTATGGAACCTGATGAGTCTGGCGAAACTTAA
- the psbF gene encoding cytochrome b559 subunit beta, which yields MTSSNNVNQPVQYPIFTVRWLAVHTLAVPTVFFLGAIAAMQFIQR from the coding sequence ATGACTAGCAGCAATAACGTTAACCAACCAGTACAATATCCAATTTTTACCGTAAGATGGCTGGCAGTTCACACCCTAGCTGTGCCAACCGTGTTCTTTTTGGGCGCGATCGCCGCAATGCAGTTTATTCAACGCTAG
- the nadA gene encoding quinolinate synthase NadA produces the protein MFTTTLIQRDKTQPGALPLDLFAAIESLKKELNAVILAHYYQEPDIQDIADFIGDSLQLSKAAADTNADVIVFAGVHFMAETAKILNPEKMVLLPDLNAGCSLADTCPPEAFAAFKAAHPGHLVVSYINCSAEIKAMSDIICTSSNAVKIVQQIPKDVPIIFAPDRNLGRYVIEQTGRNLVLWQGSCIVHETFSEKKIVQLKIAHPEAEAIAHPECEPTVLRHASFIGSTAALLKYCQQSPTQEFIVATEPGIIHQMQKAAPNKRFIPAPPINNCNCNECPFMRLNTLEKLYLAMKNRAPEITMSEEIRLAALRPIQRMLEMSV, from the coding sequence GTGTTTACAACTACACTTATTCAACGGGATAAAACCCAACCGGGTGCGTTACCACTAGATTTATTTGCTGCTATTGAGAGCCTAAAAAAAGAACTGAATGCAGTTATCCTGGCCCATTACTATCAAGAGCCAGATATTCAGGATATAGCAGACTTTATTGGGGATTCACTACAACTTTCTAAAGCAGCGGCTGACACCAATGCTGATGTAATCGTCTTTGCTGGTGTTCACTTCATGGCAGAAACGGCAAAGATTCTCAATCCCGAGAAAATGGTGCTGTTACCAGATTTGAATGCTGGTTGTTCTTTAGCAGACACCTGTCCTCCAGAGGCTTTTGCAGCTTTTAAAGCTGCTCATCCAGGACACCTAGTGGTTTCTTACATAAATTGCTCAGCCGAAATTAAGGCGATGAGCGATATTATCTGTACTAGCTCCAATGCTGTCAAAATTGTGCAGCAGATACCCAAAGATGTGCCGATTATTTTTGCCCCAGACCGCAATTTAGGGCGGTACGTGATCGAACAGACAGGGCGAAATTTGGTGCTGTGGCAAGGTAGCTGTATTGTCCATGAAACCTTTTCCGAAAAGAAAATTGTGCAGTTAAAAATTGCACATCCAGAAGCAGAGGCGATCGCTCATCCAGAATGCGAACCTACGGTATTGCGTCACGCTAGTTTCATCGGTTCTACAGCAGCTTTACTCAAGTATTGTCAACAAAGCCCGACTCAAGAATTTATTGTTGCTACGGAACCGGGAATTATTCACCAAATGCAAAAAGCAGCACCTAACAAGCGCTTTATTCCCGCACCGCCAATAAATAACTGCAATTGCAATGAGTGTCCGTTTATGCGGTTGAATACCTTAGAAAAGCTGTATTTGGCGATGAAAAATCGTGCGCCGGAAATTACCATGTCTGAGGAGATACGGCTGGCGGCGTTGCGTCCGATTCAGCGGATGTTGGAGATGAGTGTTTAG
- a CDS encoding photosystem II reaction center protein J → MSGSGRIPLWIVATIAGLGVITVVGIFFYGAYAGLGSSV, encoded by the coding sequence GTGTCTGGAAGTGGGAGAATTCCTCTGTGGATTGTTGCTACAATCGCGGGATTAGGTGTGATTACTGTTGTAGGTATTTTCTTTTATGGAGCCTACGCCGGCTTAGGTTCTTCTGTCTAA
- a CDS encoding rubredoxin, with product MSEQTVENPVLDRYECRSCGYVYEPNKGDEKHDISPGTAFAELPLTWRCPVCSAKKNAFTNIGPAGKASGFQENLGYGFGVNSLTPTQKNLLIFGGLALAFLFFLSLYGLQ from the coding sequence ATGAGCGAACAAACTGTTGAAAATCCAGTTTTAGACCGCTATGAGTGTCGTTCCTGTGGTTACGTCTACGAACCCAACAAGGGGGACGAAAAACATGACATTTCTCCAGGCACGGCTTTCGCAGAACTGCCACTAACTTGGCGCTGTCCGGTTTGTAGTGCAAAGAAGAACGCTTTCACCAATATTGGTCCTGCGGGTAAGGCTTCTGGCTTCCAAGAAAATCTCGGTTATGGCTTCGGTGTCAATAGCTTGACCCCTACTCAGAAGAATCTTCTGATTTTTGGTGGTTTAGCCCTTGCTTTCTTGTTCTTTCTCAGTCTTTATGGCTTACAATAA
- a CDS encoding NADH dehydrogenase subunit K, which translates to MVLDANLTAKDLEQQQKERILSPIGRPTVTQELSENVILTTVDDLYNWARLSSLWPLLFGTACCFIEFAAMIGSRFDFDRFGLIPRSSPRQADLIITAGTITMKMAPQLVRLYEQMPEPKYVIAMGACTITGGMFSMDSPTAVRGVDKLIPVDVYLPGCPPRPEAIMDAIIKLRKKIANDSMQERSVIKQTHRYYSTTHSMKSVPQIHTGKYMLSDTRVTPPKELTEAMGLPVPPALLTAKKEEVSRG; encoded by the coding sequence ATGGTCTTAGATGCTAATTTAACAGCTAAAGATTTGGAACAGCAGCAAAAAGAGCGCATCCTCAGCCCGATTGGTCGTCCGACAGTTACTCAAGAACTGTCGGAAAACGTGATTTTGACCACGGTTGATGACCTCTACAACTGGGCACGTCTTTCCAGTCTTTGGCCTTTATTGTTTGGTACTGCTTGCTGCTTCATCGAGTTTGCAGCAATGATTGGCTCCCGATTTGACTTTGACCGCTTTGGATTAATCCCCCGTTCCAGCCCTCGGCAAGCTGACTTAATTATTACAGCAGGTACGATCACCATGAAGATGGCACCCCAACTGGTGCGTCTTTATGAACAGATGCCTGAACCTAAGTATGTAATTGCAATGGGAGCTTGTACGATTACTGGCGGGATGTTCAGCATGGATTCCCCGACAGCGGTGCGCGGAGTCGATAAACTAATTCCAGTGGATGTGTATTTGCCTGGTTGTCCGCCACGTCCGGAAGCGATTATGGATGCGATTATTAAATTGCGGAAGAAAATCGCTAATGATTCGATGCAAGAGCGGAGTGTAATCAAGCAAACACACCGCTACTACAGCACGACTCACAGTATGAAATCAGTGCCACAAATCCACACTGGTAAATATATGCTTTCCGATACTCGCGTCACGCCGCCAAAAGAATTGACGGAAGCGATGGGTTTACCAGTACCACCTGCTCTGTTGACAGCGAAGAAGGAGGAGGTAAGCCGTGGCTGA
- a CDS encoding photosystem II reaction center protein L, translating into MERSPNPNNQPVELNRTSLYLGLLLVFVLGILFSSYFFN; encoded by the coding sequence ATGGAAAGAAGCCCCAATCCCAATAATCAGCCGGTTGAACTTAACCGGACTTCACTGTACCTGGGACTACTACTAGTTTTTGTTCTAGGGATTCTGTTTTCCAGTTACTTCTTTAACTAA
- a CDS encoding DUF5615 family PIN-like protein: MRFLANENFPGEAVEALRQQGHDVLWIRTEAPGSRDVTVLEMAQAEERILLTFDRDFGELAFRVGLPASIGIILFRLRMTSAARVTQIVVAALASRSDWPGNFSVVEEDRIRMRPLPGIE, from the coding sequence GTGCGCTTCTTGGCAAACGAAAATTTTCCAGGGGAGGCGGTTGAAGCTTTGCGTCAGCAAGGGCATGATGTTCTGTGGATACGCACTGAAGCACCAGGAAGTCGTGATGTTACGGTTCTGGAAATGGCGCAGGCTGAGGAAAGAATTCTTTTGACTTTCGATAGGGATTTTGGTGAGTTAGCTTTTCGCGTCGGTTTGCCTGCAAGCATTGGTATTATTTTATTTCGCCTCAGAATGACCTCAGCAGCACGGGTTACTCAAATTGTTGTCGCTGCATTAGCAAGCCGAAGCGATTGGCCTGGAAATTTCAGTGTTGTTGAGGAAGATCGCATCCGTATGCGTCCTTTGCCAGGAATAGAATAA